The Thermus antranikianii DSM 12462 DNA segment CCTCCCGGGCAAAGGGGGTCTTGGCCCTTTCCAGGGCCTTCCTGGCGGTTTCCCGCCCCTTGCCCCCAGGGCGGAAGCCCTCCTGGGCCAGGGCCAGGAGGGCCAAGGCGGTGGCGGGGAAGGGGAGGCCCTTCTTTTCCAGAAGCCCTAGGCCCTCCCCGTAGCGGTGGAGGGCCTCCCGGTAGGCCCCCCTTAGGAGGGCCTGGCTGCCTTCCTGGAAGGCCCGGGCTACCCTCAAGAGGCCTTCGGCCTCGGCCGGGGGTTCTCCTTCCTGGGCGGAGAGGTGGGCCGCCTCGAGGAGCCTTTCCAGGGCCAGGGTTCGCTCCTCCTCGGGCAGAAGGGGGGAGTATTCCCGCTGGAAAAGGGGGGCGAACCAGGAGAGGCGGAGGGGTTTTCTCAGGCGAAAGGTTTCCCCTTGGGCTTCCACCTCCTGGTCCAGGGCCTTGAGCAAGGGCACCAGCTTGGGGAAGCGGGCCCGCACCTCCTCCCGCCGGGCTTCTCCCCTTAGGGCCAGGAAAAAGAGAAAGGCCTCTACTCCTTCCACGCCTCCACTTCCTTGTAGTGCACCAAGGCGGCGAAGAGGGGAGAGGACCCCTCGGCCACGGAGAACTTCACCTCCACCAGGACCACGTCCTCGGGAAGCTCCTCCACGAAGCGGTTGAGCCTTTCCTGAAAGATATCGGGATCGTTGGCGGTGATCACCTTGAACCGAACCCCCTGCATGGCCCCATTATGCCCTGCGCTCCACCAGGGCGGTGAGGAGGTTTTGCAAATGGGAGGCGGCCTCCCGTCCGGGGAGGGTGTCCAGGTAGGGAATAAGGGCACCCAGGCCCTCTTGGGCAAGTCTCTTGGCCTCCTCCTTGGCCCAGGCCACGGCTCCGGAGACCAGGAGGTTTTGCCAGAGCCAGCGCACCTCGGCCTCGGGCTTGGCCTCCCGGGGAAGGCTTAAGAGGGCCTCGGCCCGGGCGCGCTCCTCCTTGGGGGCTTCCTGGAGGTAGCGGATCAGGATCAGGGTGCGCTTGCCCTCGTAGAGGTCCCCGGCGAGCTCCTTGCCGTAAGCCTGGTCCCCCTCGAGGTTGAGGACATCGTCCATGATCTGGAAGGCTATCCCCAGCTTTAGCCCTGCTTCCTCGTAAAGGGCAGGGGGCGTTTTCCCGGAAAGCAGGGCTCCAAGCCTCAAGGGAGCCACGGCGGTGTAGTAGGCGGCCTTGTGGACCACCATGCGGAGGTAATCCTCCGGGGCCAGGTCCAGGCGGCCGGAAAGGGTCCAGAGGAGGTCCAGGTGTTGCCCGTAGGCGGTGCGGCGCACCACCTGGTGGAACTCGGCC contains these protein-coding regions:
- a CDS encoding polyprenyl synthetase family protein, with product MTPAPEEVKKALQERLLAGLAHADPDYQALLREYPGRGGKMLRGLLTVYAGLAHGASFEASLWAGTALELFQNWVLIHDDIEDGSEERRGRPALHRLYPMPLALNAGDALHGEMWGLLIRGLNEGLFGPEVLAEFHQVVRRTAYGQHLDLLWTLSGRLDLAPEDYLRMVVHKAAYYTAVAPLRLGALLSGKTPPALYEEAGLKLGIAFQIMDDVLNLEGDQAYGKELAGDLYEGKRTLILIRYLQEAPKEERARAEALLSLPREAKPEAEVRWLWQNLLVSGAVAWAKEEAKRLAQEGLGALIPYLDTLPGREAASHLQNLLTALVERRA